In Shinella sp. XGS7, a single genomic region encodes these proteins:
- a CDS encoding MFS transporter yields MFALPMSWHRQPAPLRRLLISETFGLLAASTAQLSLAWWVGRSGGAGDLSRYAMLLALGSLLALPLLSPLGDRCAKRRLVRLAALALLAEAAALALLAQLGHYRLGLLCGLGLLGALASAVLLPVQTSLLAELVPASQLPEALRLRRAAQALGSLLGPGLAGMALALGEVRLALGLGLLLAALSAGAAWRLGTDASAPARPAPTSGWWQDLGAGLRAKWGVPLDRWWTLAGALMMVFLLPAIGLLLPLRVQSLSLAAGWFGACSAALSLGLLTGVLGLAGRLIARVGRARAIALALPACALGMALLGLCPWAPGLAGACGLIGLGMSVTQMVGQSHRLLAIPEAFRARMSAAQLCVAHGAGLAAPALAGALLKLGSVDQVYGWLCLGFVTSSLLLLAVPGLGPFLRLDHESVRGWYARQHPEAFGLPRERGPIMSR; encoded by the coding sequence ATGTTTGCCCTGCCCATGAGCTGGCACCGCCAGCCCGCGCCCCTGCGCCGCCTGTTGATCAGCGAGACCTTCGGCCTGCTGGCCGCCAGCACCGCCCAGCTGAGCCTGGCCTGGTGGGTGGGGCGCAGCGGCGGCGCGGGCGACCTCAGCCGCTACGCCATGCTGCTCGCCCTGGGCTCCCTGCTGGCCCTGCCCCTGCTCTCGCCCCTGGGCGACCGCTGCGCCAAGCGGCGTCTGGTCCGACTGGCCGCCCTGGCTTTGCTGGCCGAAGCCGCCGCCCTGGCACTGCTGGCCCAGCTGGGGCATTACCGGCTGGGGCTGCTGTGCGGGCTGGGCCTGCTGGGCGCCCTCGCCAGTGCGGTGCTGCTGCCGGTGCAGACCAGCCTGCTGGCCGAGCTGGTGCCGGCCTCGCAGCTGCCCGAGGCCCTGCGCCTGCGCCGCGCCGCCCAGGCCCTGGGCAGCCTGCTGGGGCCGGGGCTTGCCGGCATGGCCCTGGCTCTGGGGGAGGTGCGCCTGGCCCTGGGCCTGGGCCTGCTGCTCGCGGCCCTGAGCGCCGGCGCGGCCTGGCGCCTGGGGACAGATGCCTCGGCGCCCGCCAGGCCCGCACCGACCAGCGGCTGGTGGCAGGACCTGGGCGCGGGCCTGCGCGCCAAATGGGGCGTGCCCCTGGATCGCTGGTGGACGCTGGCCGGCGCGCTGATGATGGTCTTCCTGCTGCCCGCCATCGGCCTGCTGCTGCCGCTGCGTGTGCAGTCCCTGAGTCTGGCGGCCGGCTGGTTCGGCGCCTGCAGTGCGGCCCTGTCCCTGGGCCTGCTCACGGGTGTGCTGGGCCTGGCCGGGCGGCTGATCGCTCGTGTGGGCCGGGCGCGCGCCATCGCCCTGGCCCTGCCGGCCTGCGCGCTGGGCATGGCCCTGCTGGGCCTGTGCCCCTGGGCACCGGGGCTGGCGGGGGCCTGCGGCCTGATCGGCCTGGGCATGTCGGTCACGCAGATGGTGGGCCAGAGCCATCGCCTGCTGGCGATTCCCGAGGCCTTCAGGGCCCGCATGAGCGCCGCCCAGCTCTGCGTGGCCCATGGCGCCGGCCTGGCGGCGCCGGCCCTGGCCGGGGCCTTGCTGAAGCTGGGCAGCGTGGACCAGGTCTACGGCTGGCTGTGCCTGGGCTTTGTGACCAGCAGCCTGCTGCTGCTGGCCGTGCCCGGCCTGGGGCCTTTTCTGCGTCTGGACCATGAGAGCGTGCGGGGCTGGTACGCACGCCAGCACCCCGAGGCTTTCGGCCTGCCCCGCGAGCGGGGCCCTATCATGAGCCGATGA
- a CDS encoding PLP-dependent aminotransferase family protein — MSLADASHRYRQLAAVLAADLRAGRYPPGSRLPSVRQLCREQGASLATVTHALQLLEDEGLVQARPRRGFFARGLASASRVVPGAALALEARRQRLIDLAATQPDCLSLGHLALSPGWLPVAALKRLMLRRLGQDPALLAMGTVFGGEALREQLARQLARAGCGVSAEDIVVCQGEAEALQLCLRLLVRQGERIAIASPAPLRTLELLISLGLQPVEIPAAASGGLSLPALEAALAQGPLAACIVESHGHPAAVGAMSESAMRATTALLARHRLPLIECDMLGELTRAPQRKPPLKAFDREDWVLYYSGFACITGLGCNLGYVASGRYRLQLRAARTVQGDLLPQLTEQVLGEFLGSEAYARHLRRLRERLAEQVSLHAEAVRAAFPEGTRIWTGEGGHALWIALPPGLDACTLLEAARAQGYTFVPGPVFGLGREFDRCLRLTAAQPLDAVRRRGIALLGALARAQAEA; from the coding sequence TTGAGCCTTGCCGACGCTTCACACCGCTACCGCCAGCTGGCCGCCGTGCTGGCGGCCGATCTGCGCGCGGGGCGCTATCCGCCGGGCAGCCGCCTGCCCTCGGTGCGTCAGCTCTGCCGGGAGCAGGGGGCCAGCCTGGCCACTGTCACCCATGCCCTGCAGCTGCTGGAGGACGAGGGCCTGGTGCAGGCGCGGCCGCGCCGGGGATTTTTCGCCCGGGGCCTGGCCTCGGCCTCCCGCGTGGTGCCCGGCGCGGCGCTGGCCCTGGAGGCGCGCCGCCAGCGCCTGATCGACCTGGCCGCCACCCAGCCGGACTGCCTGTCCCTGGGCCATCTGGCGCTCTCGCCGGGCTGGCTGCCGGTGGCCGCACTCAAGCGCCTGATGCTGCGTCGGCTGGGGCAAGACCCGGCCCTGCTGGCCATGGGCACGGTCTTTGGCGGTGAGGCCTTGCGCGAGCAGCTGGCCCGGCAGCTGGCGCGCGCGGGCTGCGGGGTGTCGGCCGAGGACATCGTGGTCTGCCAGGGTGAGGCCGAGGCCTTGCAGCTCTGCCTGCGCTTGCTGGTGCGCCAGGGCGAGCGGATTGCCATCGCCAGCCCGGCGCCGCTGCGCACGCTGGAGCTGCTGATCAGCCTGGGGCTGCAGCCGGTGGAGATTCCGGCCGCGGCCTCCGGTGGTCTCTCGCTGCCGGCCCTGGAGGCAGCCCTGGCCCAGGGCCCGTTGGCCGCCTGCATTGTGGAGTCGCACGGCCACCCGGCCGCGGTGGGCGCGATGAGTGAATCGGCCATGCGGGCCACCACGGCCCTGCTGGCCCGACATCGCCTGCCCCTGATCGAGTGCGACATGCTGGGCGAGCTCACGCGCGCGCCGCAGCGCAAGCCGCCGCTCAAGGCCTTCGACCGCGAGGACTGGGTGCTGTACTACAGCGGCTTCGCCTGCATCACCGGCCTGGGCTGCAATCTGGGCTATGTGGCCAGCGGGCGCTACCGCCTGCAGCTGCGTGCGGCGCGCACGGTGCAGGGCGATCTGTTGCCGCAGCTGACCGAGCAGGTGCTGGGCGAGTTTCTGGGTTCGGAGGCTTATGCGCGCCATCTGCGGCGCCTGCGCGAGCGCCTGGCCGAGCAGGTGAGCCTGCATGCCGAGGCGGTGCGCGCTGCCTTTCCCGAGGGCACGCGGATCTGGACCGGTGAGGGCGGCCACGCGCTGTGGATCGCGCTGCCGCCGGGCCTGGACGCCTGCACCCTGCTGGAGGCGGCGCGGGCCCAGGGCTATACCTTTGTGCCCGGGCCGGTGTTCGGCCTGGGCCGAGAGTTTGACCGTTGCCTGCGGCTCACGGCGGCCCAGCCGCTGGACGCCGTGCGCCGCCGCGGCATCGCCCTGCTGGGGGCGCTGGCGCGGGCCCAGGCCGAAGCCTAG
- the ggt gene encoding gamma-glutamyltransferase — protein MKFLCSARLRPTLLLSAALLACSPAAFLPVAQAASVAPAAAENGMVVTAQHLATRVGVQVLKDGGNAVDAAVAVGYALAVVYPAAGNLGGGGFMTVQLADGRKTFLDFREKAPLAATANMYLDKEGNVVKGLSTRGHLAVGVPGSVSGLELAREKYGTMKRATLLAPAIALADKGFALDQGDIDMLRTATEDFRKDPASAAIFLKKDGAPFEVGDTLVQKDLARTLKAISEQGTAGFYKGRVAAALVKSSQQGGGIITQADLDQYGTREMAPVECDYRGYRVVSAPPPSSGGVIICEMLNILEGYPLKDWGFRSAQAVHHQIEAMRHAYVDRNSYLGDPDFVKNPIARLTDKAYAAQIRTVIAPDKAGVSQAIKPGVAPHEGSNTTHYSIADRWGNAVSVTYTLNDWFGAKVTAADTGVLLNNEMDDFTVKIGVPNIYGLVQGEANAIAPGKRPLSSMSPTIVSKDGQPVMVVGTPGGSRIITAVLHTILNVVDYGMNVQEAVDAPRFHQQWLPEATNVERFALSPDTARMLEAMGHKLGAPQPANHMAAILIGAPSLGGKPVGKNRFYGANDPRRNSGLALGY, from the coding sequence ATGAAGTTCCTGTGTTCCGCGCGCCTGCGCCCCACTCTCTTGCTGAGCGCGGCGCTGCTGGCCTGCAGCCCGGCCGCCTTCCTGCCCGTGGCCCAGGCCGCCTCGGTGGCCCCGGCTGCGGCCGAGAACGGCATGGTGGTCACGGCCCAGCATCTGGCCACCCGGGTCGGCGTGCAGGTGCTCAAGGACGGCGGCAATGCCGTGGACGCCGCGGTGGCCGTGGGCTATGCCCTGGCCGTGGTCTATCCGGCCGCCGGCAATCTGGGCGGCGGCGGCTTCATGACCGTGCAGCTGGCCGATGGCCGCAAGACCTTTCTGGACTTCCGGGAGAAGGCGCCCCTGGCCGCCACCGCCAATATGTACCTCGACAAGGAGGGCAATGTGGTCAAGGGCCTGAGCACCCGCGGCCATCTGGCCGTGGGCGTGCCGGGCAGCGTCTCGGGCCTGGAGCTGGCGCGCGAGAAGTACGGCACGATGAAGCGCGCCACCCTGCTGGCCCCGGCCATCGCGCTGGCCGACAAGGGCTTCGCCCTGGACCAGGGCGATATCGACATGCTGCGCACCGCCACCGAGGACTTCCGCAAGGACCCCGCCTCGGCCGCCATCTTCCTGAAGAAGGACGGCGCGCCCTTCGAGGTGGGCGACACCCTGGTGCAGAAAGACCTGGCACGCACGCTCAAGGCCATCAGCGAGCAGGGCACGGCCGGCTTCTACAAGGGCCGCGTGGCCGCGGCTCTGGTCAAAAGCAGCCAGCAGGGCGGCGGCATCATCACCCAGGCCGATCTGGACCAGTACGGCACACGCGAGATGGCGCCGGTGGAATGCGATTACCGCGGCTACCGCGTGGTCTCGGCCCCGCCGCCCAGTTCCGGCGGCGTGATCATCTGCGAGATGCTCAACATCCTGGAGGGCTACCCGCTCAAGGACTGGGGCTTCCGCTCGGCCCAGGCCGTGCACCACCAGATTGAGGCCATGCGCCACGCCTATGTGGACCGCAACAGCTATCTGGGCGACCCCGACTTCGTCAAGAACCCCATCGCCCGCCTGACCGACAAGGCCTATGCCGCCCAGATCCGCACCGTGATCGCACCGGACAAGGCCGGCGTCTCCCAGGCCATCAAGCCCGGCGTGGCCCCGCACGAGGGCAGCAACACCACGCACTACTCGATTGCCGACCGCTGGGGCAATGCGGTCTCGGTGACCTACACGCTGAACGACTGGTTCGGCGCCAAGGTCACGGCCGCCGACACCGGCGTGCTGCTCAACAACGAGATGGACGACTTCACCGTCAAGATCGGCGTGCCCAATATCTACGGCCTGGTGCAGGGCGAGGCCAATGCCATCGCCCCGGGCAAGCGCCCGCTCTCGTCCATGAGCCCCACCATCGTCAGCAAGGACGGCCAGCCCGTGATGGTGGTGGGCACGCCCGGCGGCAGCCGCATCATCACCGCGGTGCTGCACACCATCCTGAACGTGGTGGACTACGGCATGAATGTGCAGGAGGCGGTGGATGCGCCGCGCTTCCACCAGCAGTGGCTGCCCGAAGCCACCAATGTGGAGCGCTTCGCCCTCTCGCCCGACACCGCCCGCATGCTGGAGGCCATGGGCCACAAGCTGGGCGCGCCCCAGCCCGCCAACCACATGGCCGCCATCCTGATCGGCGCGCCCAGCCTGGGCGGCAAGCCCGTGGGCAAGAACCGCTTCTACGGCGCCAATGACCCGCGCCGCAACAGCGGCCTGGCCCTGGGCTACTGA
- a CDS encoding ATP-dependent DNA helicase, with protein MPAAYTVAVRELCEFTAKSGDLDLRFTPAPTAQEGIAGHAAVAQGRGAGYQTELSLAGEYQGPDCVLHVRGRADGYRPQQRRLEEIKTFKGSLESQPASHRALHWAQLRIYGWLLCQQESLDELELALVYYDIGKQRETVFTERLGAVQLQAFFEQHCHAFLAWAGLQLAHRAARDAVLAGLSFPFGEFRAGQRALAEGVFKTARAGRCLLAQAPTGIGKTLGTLFPLLKAAPGGPLDKLFFLAAKTSGRQLALDALARLPARPLRVLELVARDKACEHPDKACHGESCPLAAGFYDRLPAARAAACAQDLALNQAQVREIARQHQVCPYYLSQELVRWADVVVGDYNYYFDLSALLHGLSQANGWRVGLLVDEAHNLVERGRKMYTAELLGESLEAARRGPAALAHAPVKKALDKLRRAWSALDKADAQARPYRVFEAFPEPLLQALQQCGSALTEHFTEHPAEPDPALQAFYFEAQHMVRLAELFDSHSIVDATRPEPRGRMKPGLSTLTLRNLVPAPFLRPRLQAAHTSTLFSATLQPMDYYANLLGLPEDCLRLEVDSPFAAAQLQVQIAGRISTRYADRQASLAPIVALMAAQYTRQPGNYLAFFSSYEYLQQAFELLQREHPDLPCWAQSRRMGEGEQRDFLARFSDSSQGIGFAVLGGAFSEGIDLPGRRLIGAFVATLGLPQINPVNEQIRARMQQLFGAGYDYTYLYPGLQKVVQAAGRVIRTVSDQGVVHLIDDRYARREVQALLPRWWTLQAGS; from the coding sequence ATGCCCGCAGCCTACACGGTGGCCGTGCGCGAGCTGTGCGAGTTCACGGCCAAGAGCGGTGACCTGGACCTGCGCTTCACGCCCGCCCCCACGGCCCAGGAAGGCATCGCCGGCCATGCCGCCGTGGCCCAGGGCCGCGGCGCCGGCTACCAGACCGAGCTGAGCCTGGCCGGTGAGTACCAGGGCCCCGACTGCGTGCTGCACGTGCGCGGCCGCGCCGACGGCTACCGGCCGCAGCAGCGGCGGCTGGAAGAGATCAAGACCTTCAAGGGCAGCCTCGAATCCCAGCCCGCCTCGCACCGCGCGCTGCACTGGGCCCAGCTCAGGATCTATGGCTGGCTGCTGTGCCAGCAGGAGTCGCTGGACGAGCTGGAGCTGGCCCTGGTCTATTACGACATCGGCAAGCAGCGCGAGACCGTCTTCACCGAGCGCCTGGGCGCCGTGCAGCTGCAGGCCTTCTTCGAGCAGCACTGCCACGCCTTTCTGGCCTGGGCCGGACTGCAGCTGGCCCACCGCGCGGCACGCGATGCGGTGCTGGCCGGCCTGAGCTTTCCCTTCGGCGAGTTCCGCGCCGGCCAGCGGGCTCTGGCCGAGGGTGTGTTCAAGACCGCACGCGCCGGCCGCTGCCTGCTGGCCCAGGCGCCCACCGGCATTGGCAAGACCCTGGGCACCCTCTTCCCCCTGCTCAAGGCGGCCCCCGGCGGCCCGCTGGACAAGCTCTTCTTCCTGGCCGCCAAGACCTCGGGCCGGCAGCTGGCGCTGGACGCGCTGGCCAGGCTGCCCGCCCGGCCGCTGCGCGTGCTGGAGCTGGTGGCGCGCGACAAGGCCTGCGAGCACCCCGACAAGGCCTGCCATGGCGAGTCCTGCCCGCTGGCGGCCGGCTTCTATGACCGGCTGCCGGCCGCGCGCGCCGCGGCCTGCGCGCAAGACCTGGCCCTCAACCAGGCGCAGGTGCGCGAGATCGCGCGCCAGCACCAGGTCTGTCCCTACTACCTGAGCCAGGAGCTGGTGCGCTGGGCCGATGTGGTGGTGGGCGACTACAACTACTACTTCGACCTCAGCGCCCTGCTGCACGGTCTGAGCCAGGCCAATGGCTGGCGCGTCGGCCTGCTGGTCGACGAGGCCCACAATCTGGTGGAGCGCGGCCGCAAGATGTACACGGCCGAGCTGCTGGGCGAGAGCCTGGAGGCCGCGCGCCGCGGCCCCGCCGCCCTCGCCCATGCGCCGGTCAAGAAGGCGCTGGACAAGCTGCGCCGCGCCTGGAGTGCGCTGGACAAGGCCGATGCGCAGGCGCGCCCCTACCGCGTCTTCGAGGCCTTTCCCGAGCCCCTGCTGCAGGCCCTGCAGCAATGCGGCAGCGCACTCACCGAGCACTTCACCGAGCACCCCGCGGAGCCGGACCCGGCCCTGCAGGCCTTCTACTTCGAGGCCCAGCACATGGTGCGCCTGGCCGAGCTGTTCGACAGCCACTCCATCGTCGACGCCACCCGCCCCGAGCCGCGCGGCCGCATGAAGCCGGGCCTGTCCACGCTCACCCTGCGCAATCTGGTGCCCGCCCCCTTCCTGCGGCCGCGGCTGCAGGCGGCGCACACCAGCACCTTGTTCTCGGCCACCCTGCAGCCCATGGACTACTACGCCAATCTGCTGGGCCTGCCCGAGGACTGCCTGCGCCTGGAGGTGGACTCGCCCTTTGCGGCCGCCCAGCTGCAGGTGCAGATCGCCGGCCGCATCTCCACCCGCTACGCGGACCGCCAAGCCTCGCTGGCGCCCATCGTGGCCCTGATGGCCGCGCAGTACACCCGGCAGCCCGGCAACTACCTGGCCTTCTTCAGCAGCTACGAGTATCTGCAGCAGGCCTTCGAGCTGCTGCAGCGCGAGCACCCGGACCTGCCCTGCTGGGCCCAGTCGCGCCGCATGGGCGAGGGCGAGCAGCGCGACTTCCTGGCCCGCTTCTCGGACAGCAGCCAGGGCATAGGCTTCGCGGTGCTGGGCGGCGCCTTCTCCGAGGGCATCGACCTGCCGGGCCGGCGCCTGATCGGTGCCTTCGTCGCCACCCTGGGCCTGCCCCAGATCAACCCGGTCAACGAGCAGATCCGCGCGCGCATGCAGCAGCTCTTCGGCGCCGGCTATGACTACACCTACCTCTACCCCGGCCTGCAGAAAGTGGTGCAGGCCGCTGGCCGCGTGATCCGCACGGTCAGCGACCAGGGTGTGGTGCACCTGATCGACGACCGCTATGCGCGGCGCGAGGTGCAGGCCCTGCTGCCGCGCTGGTGGACGCTACAGGCCGGCTCTTGA
- a CDS encoding sulfite exporter TauE/SafE family protein → MDSTLALVAVGAIAAGFVQGLSGFGFGMTAMSFWAWSLDPRLAAALAVFGALSGQIIAALTVRRGFSWRALAPFLAGGLAGVPLGVTLLPQLDLTMFQLGLGLLLALWCPLMLAAGCLPRIRHGGRLADAVAGACGGLMGGLGGFTGVIPTLWCTLRGWPKDEQRAVIQNFNLAALSVTMALYLAQGLLTRAMLPQLAIVGAAMLLPALLGARLYHGISEARFRQIVLGLLTLSGLALLARSLPPLLARF, encoded by the coding sequence ATGGATTCCACGCTTGCCCTGGTCGCCGTCGGCGCCATCGCCGCCGGCTTTGTGCAGGGCCTGTCGGGCTTCGGTTTCGGCATGACCGCGATGTCCTTCTGGGCCTGGTCGCTGGATCCCCGCCTGGCCGCCGCGCTGGCGGTGTTCGGCGCTCTGAGCGGCCAGATCATCGCGGCGCTTACGGTGCGACGCGGTTTCAGCTGGCGGGCCCTGGCGCCCTTTCTGGCTGGCGGGCTCGCAGGCGTTCCGCTGGGCGTGACCCTACTGCCGCAGCTGGACCTGACGATGTTCCAGCTAGGCCTGGGCCTGCTGCTGGCCCTCTGGTGCCCCCTGATGCTGGCGGCGGGGTGCCTGCCACGCATCCGCCACGGCGGCCGCCTGGCCGACGCGGTGGCCGGCGCCTGCGGCGGGCTGATGGGCGGGCTGGGCGGTTTCACCGGCGTCATCCCCACCCTGTGGTGCACCCTGCGCGGCTGGCCCAAGGACGAGCAGCGCGCCGTGATCCAGAACTTCAATCTCGCGGCCCTGAGCGTCACCATGGCCCTCTATCTGGCCCAGGGCCTGCTCACCCGTGCCATGCTGCCCCAGCTAGCCATCGTGGGCGCGGCCATGCTGCTGCCTGCCCTGCTGGGCGCGCGGCTTTATCACGGCATCTCGGAGGCGCGCTTTCGCCAGATCGTGCTGGGCCTGCTGACCCTCTCGGGCCTGGCCCTGCTGGCGCGCTCGCTGCCGCCGCTGCTGGCGCGCTTCTGA
- the arsC gene encoding arsenate reductase (glutaredoxin) (This arsenate reductase requires both glutathione and glutaredoxin to convert arsenate to arsenite, after which the efflux transporter formed by ArsA and ArsB can extrude the arsenite from the cell, providing resistance.): MSDKEFCLFHNPRCSKSREALALLQERGLSPQVREYLKTPPSLAELQTLCARLALPARELLRSGEEEYAQLNLARPELSEDDLLQAIAQHPRLLQRPILVRGDRALIARPPERVLELL, from the coding sequence ATGAGCGATAAGGAATTCTGTCTTTTTCACAACCCCCGCTGCTCCAAGTCGCGCGAGGCCCTGGCCCTGCTGCAGGAGCGCGGCCTGAGCCCTCAGGTGCGGGAGTATCTGAAGACGCCGCCCAGCCTGGCCGAGCTGCAGACCCTGTGCGCACGCCTGGCGCTGCCGGCGCGCGAGCTGCTGCGCAGCGGCGAGGAGGAATACGCGCAGCTGAATCTGGCACGCCCCGAGCTGAGCGAGGACGACCTGCTGCAGGCGATTGCCCAGCATCCGCGTCTGCTGCAGCGCCCCATCCTGGTCCGCGGTGACCGCGCCCTGATCGCCCGGCCGCCCGAGCGGGTGCTGGAGCTGCTCTGA
- a CDS encoding acyl-CoA synthetase produces MAAKQESDAYRSLHAAFRWQVPEYFSWAEACCGRWARETPEATAILFESDSGCRAQYSYGQLQRAANRLSNALRRLGVKRGDRVALVLPQRFETAVAHIAINQLGGVAVPLSMLFGPEALEYRLQDSGAVLALVECAALPTLRSVRPRCPALQHLLVVGECPPGADEIGWMNALQAEDARFTAERMKAEEAAVLIYTSGTTGPPKGALIPQRALIGNLSGFVASQNWFGFDPDHPGRPSQALFWSPADWAWTGGLMDALLPTLFFGRPILAYQGRFAPEKAFELMSRHGVTHTFLFPTALKAMMKAVPRPRERYAGLRLEAIMSAGEAVGDAVFAYCEHQLGVTVNEMFGQTEINYVVGNCARLWPARPGSMGRAYPGHRVAVIDEEGKPCPPGVVGDVAVHRRDVHGELDPVFFLGYWHNEDATRAKFSGDPADSWCRTGDMAVQDADGYLWYQGRSDDVFKAAGYRIGPSEIENCLVKHPAVANAAVVPKPDAERGALVKAFIVLAPGQAGTPALVAELQSHVKGRLAPYEYPKEIEFIEALPMTTTGKLQRRVLRELERERAGQR; encoded by the coding sequence GTGGCCGCAAAACAAGAGAGTGACGCTTATCGGTCCCTGCATGCCGCGTTCCGCTGGCAGGTGCCGGAATACTTCAGCTGGGCCGAGGCCTGCTGCGGGCGCTGGGCCCGCGAGACGCCCGAGGCCACGGCCATCCTGTTCGAGAGCGATAGCGGCTGCCGCGCGCAGTACAGCTATGGCCAGCTGCAGCGCGCGGCCAACCGGCTCTCCAATGCCCTGAGGCGCCTGGGCGTGAAGCGCGGCGACCGGGTGGCCCTGGTGCTGCCCCAGCGCTTCGAGACCGCGGTGGCCCATATCGCGATCAATCAGCTGGGCGGCGTGGCCGTGCCCCTGTCCATGCTCTTCGGCCCTGAGGCTCTTGAGTACCGCCTGCAGGACAGCGGTGCGGTGCTGGCCCTGGTGGAATGCGCGGCCCTGCCGACCCTGCGCAGCGTGCGCCCGCGCTGCCCGGCGCTGCAGCATCTGCTGGTGGTGGGTGAGTGCCCGCCCGGGGCTGACGAGATCGGCTGGATGAACGCCCTGCAGGCCGAAGACGCCCGCTTCACGGCCGAGCGCATGAAGGCCGAGGAGGCCGCGGTGCTGATCTACACCAGCGGCACCACCGGCCCGCCCAAGGGGGCGCTGATTCCGCAGCGGGCCCTGATCGGCAATCTCAGCGGCTTTGTGGCCAGCCAGAACTGGTTTGGCTTCGATCCGGACCATCCCGGCCGCCCCTCGCAAGCCCTGTTCTGGAGCCCGGCCGACTGGGCCTGGACCGGGGGGCTGATGGACGCGCTGCTGCCCACGCTCTTCTTCGGTCGCCCCATCCTGGCCTACCAGGGCCGTTTTGCGCCCGAGAAGGCCTTCGAGCTGATGAGCCGCCACGGGGTCACGCACACCTTTCTCTTCCCCACCGCGCTCAAGGCCATGATGAAGGCGGTGCCGCGGCCGCGTGAGCGCTATGCCGGCCTGCGGCTCGAAGCCATCATGAGCGCGGGCGAGGCGGTGGGCGACGCGGTCTTCGCCTACTGCGAGCATCAGCTGGGCGTCACGGTCAACGAGATGTTCGGCCAGACCGAGATCAACTACGTGGTGGGCAATTGCGCACGCCTGTGGCCGGCACGGCCGGGCAGCATGGGCCGCGCCTACCCCGGCCACCGCGTGGCGGTGATCGACGAAGAGGGCAAGCCCTGTCCCCCGGGCGTGGTGGGCGATGTGGCGGTGCACCGGCGCGATGTGCATGGCGAGCTCGACCCCGTCTTCTTCCTGGGCTACTGGCACAACGAGGACGCCACCCGCGCCAAGTTCAGCGGCGACCCGGCGGACAGCTGGTGCCGCACCGGCGATATGGCGGTGCAGGACGCGGACGGCTATCTCTGGTACCAGGGCCGCAGCGACGATGTGTTCAAGGCCGCGGGCTATCGCATCGGCCCCAGCGAGATCGAGAACTGCCTGGTCAAGCATCCGGCCGTGGCCAATGCGGCCGTGGTGCCCAAGCCCGATGCCGAGCGCGGTGCCCTGGTGAAGGCCTTCATCGTGCTGGCGCCCGGCCAGGCGGGCACGCCGGCCCTGGTGGCTGAGCTGCAGTCGCACGTGAAAGGCCGGCTCGCGCCCTATGAATATCCCAAGGAGATCGAGTTCATCGAGGCCCTGCCCATGACCACCACGGGCAAGCTGCAGCGCCGTGTGCTGCGCGAGCTGGAGCGTGAACGGGCCGGGCAGCGCTAA
- a CDS encoding ABC transporter substrate-binding protein, producing the protein MRVLKTLPWRCGLLVAVLAACCGVSPATELRLYTEEYAPYNYTVKGRPAGLSVEVVLEIQRRLGTAVPIEVVPWARGYRAVQTEPLVGLFVTARTAEREPLFQWVGPISATRAHLYGRRGEQTGIRSLEDARKVQGILVPREWYIHQDLRSRGFSNLVPVSAPVDAMRMLLANRSVVIAMDESTVAETMRLAGMVSDPPEPIVKISEALLYIAFSQGTPAGLVQLWQQTLDEMKRDGSFAVIHQRWLPGVPLPPGGGKP; encoded by the coding sequence ATGCGCGTCCTGAAGACTTTGCCTTGGCGCTGCGGCCTGCTGGTCGCCGTGCTGGCCGCTTGCTGCGGTGTGAGCCCGGCGACCGAGCTGCGGCTCTACACCGAGGAATACGCGCCCTACAACTACACGGTCAAGGGCCGGCCCGCGGGCCTGTCGGTGGAGGTGGTGCTGGAGATCCAGCGCCGGCTGGGCACGGCCGTGCCCATCGAGGTCGTGCCCTGGGCGCGCGGCTATCGGGCGGTACAGACCGAGCCTCTGGTGGGTCTCTTCGTCACGGCGCGCACCGCGGAGCGCGAGCCCCTGTTCCAGTGGGTGGGGCCCATCAGCGCCACGCGGGCCCATCTCTATGGCCGGCGCGGCGAGCAGACGGGCATTCGCAGCCTGGAGGATGCGCGCAAGGTGCAGGGCATTCTGGTGCCGCGGGAGTGGTACATCCACCAGGACCTGCGCTCGCGCGGTTTCAGCAATCTGGTGCCGGTCTCGGCGCCGGTGGATGCGATGCGCATGCTGCTCGCCAACCGCAGCGTCGTGATCGCCATGGACGAGAGCACGGTGGCCGAGACCATGCGCCTGGCGGGCATGGTCTCGGACCCGCCCGAGCCCATCGTCAAGATCTCCGAAGCCCTGCTCTACATCGCCTTTTCCCAGGGCACGCCGGCCGGCCTGGTCCAGCTCTGGCAGCAGACCCTGGACGAGATGAAGCGCGATGGCAGCTTTGCCGTCATCCACCAGCGCTGGCTGCCCGGCGTGCCCCTGCCGCCCGGCGGCGGCAAGCCCTGA
- a CDS encoding helix-turn-helix transcriptional regulator translates to MPIVVTLDLMLAKRKMRSRELAERIGITEANLSLLKSGKVRGVRFDTLARICEVLDCQPSDLLGYEPGPESPGGAEEA, encoded by the coding sequence ATGCCCATCGTCGTCACCCTGGACCTGATGCTGGCCAAGCGCAAGATGCGCTCGCGCGAGCTGGCCGAGCGCATCGGCATCACCGAGGCCAATCTCTCCCTGCTCAAGTCCGGCAAGGTGCGCGGCGTGCGTTTCGACACCCTGGCCCGCATCTGCGAGGTGCTGGACTGCCAGCCCAGCGATCTGCTGGGCTACGAGCCCGGGCCCGAATCGCCCGGCGGCGCCGAGGAGGCCTGA